The following coding sequences lie in one Klebsiella huaxiensis genomic window:
- a CDS encoding glutamine amidotransferase → MSLSRNTLLLIQTGTPPVEIASDHGDLPAWFGNLLAPWRNKIRVARVFSGEPLPAPDSDTIAVITGSWDMVTERLAWSEMTAGWIRDAMAIEMPLFGVCYGHQLMAHALGGEVDYHPAGREAGSKTVTLSANGLTDGLLADHPAAFSAHLTHMQTVTRLPPRATVLASSSHDAHQIVRYGEHAVSTQFHPEITPEIARSLIAYRQAALRNEGIDPDKLSREVAESPVASAILTRFVASYLPPDNV, encoded by the coding sequence ATGTCGTTAAGCCGAAATACGCTACTTCTTATCCAGACCGGCACTCCGCCGGTTGAAATCGCCTCTGACCATGGCGATCTTCCCGCCTGGTTTGGCAATTTGCTCGCCCCCTGGCGCAATAAAATCCGCGTGGCGCGGGTATTTTCTGGGGAACCGCTTCCCGCGCCAGATAGCGATACCATCGCCGTGATTACCGGTTCATGGGATATGGTGACCGAACGCCTGGCGTGGAGCGAAATGACCGCCGGGTGGATCCGCGACGCGATGGCTATCGAGATGCCGCTGTTTGGTGTTTGCTATGGGCATCAGCTTATGGCGCATGCCCTCGGTGGTGAGGTGGATTACCATCCTGCAGGGCGCGAAGCCGGAAGCAAAACCGTTACTCTCTCTGCGAATGGGTTAACTGACGGGCTGCTGGCTGACCATCCGGCCGCCTTCAGTGCACATCTTACGCATATGCAAACCGTGACCCGACTGCCGCCAAGGGCAACGGTGCTGGCCTCGTCCAGTCACGATGCGCACCAGATTGTTCGCTATGGCGAGCATGCCGTCTCCACGCAGTTCCACCCGGAAATCACCCCGGAAATTGCCCGCTCGCTGATTGCTTACCGTCAGGCGGCACTGCGCAATGAGGGGATTGATCCGGACAAGCTAAGTCGTGAAGTCGCAGAGAGCCCGGTGGCCTCGGCGATTTTGACTCGTTTTGTGGCTAGCTATTTGCCGCCGGATAACGTCTGA
- a CDS encoding alpha/beta fold hydrolase, with translation MSTTFLSRKYAALALICSSLVSASVCAAEDSAAFNALHQIQAGDLNIGYVDIGPRDGQAVILLHGWPYDIHSYAAVAPALAQKGYRVIVPYLRGYGTTRFVSAKTPRNGQPAAMAKDIVNLMDALHIKQADFAGFDWGARTADIVAALWPERVKSLVSVSGYLISSQQIGEKPLPPQAELSWWYQFYFATPRGETGYRQNTYDFAKFIWHQASPGWQFSDTQFAQSAQALDNPDHVAVTISNYCWRLGLEKGEAKYANYEQKLAALPTIGVPTITIEGDNNGAPHPAPESYRAKFTGKYEHREFKGSIGHNPPQEAPQAFVQAVVDADHL, from the coding sequence ATGAGCACCACTTTTTTATCCCGTAAATATGCCGCCCTGGCGCTGATCTGCTCCTCACTGGTTTCCGCCAGCGTCTGCGCGGCGGAGGACAGCGCCGCCTTTAACGCTCTGCATCAGATACAGGCGGGCGATCTTAATATTGGCTATGTGGATATCGGCCCCCGCGACGGGCAAGCGGTGATCCTGCTGCACGGCTGGCCTTATGATATCCATAGCTACGCCGCCGTCGCCCCGGCGCTGGCGCAGAAGGGCTACCGGGTTATCGTGCCTTATCTGCGCGGTTACGGCACCACGCGCTTTGTTTCCGCGAAAACGCCGCGCAACGGTCAGCCTGCGGCGATGGCGAAAGATATCGTCAATCTGATGGATGCCTTGCATATCAAACAGGCTGATTTTGCCGGTTTTGACTGGGGCGCGCGCACGGCGGATATCGTAGCCGCGCTGTGGCCTGAGCGGGTGAAATCGCTGGTTTCGGTGAGCGGGTATCTGATTAGCAGCCAGCAAATTGGCGAAAAACCGCTGCCGCCGCAGGCCGAGCTGTCGTGGTGGTATCAGTTCTATTTTGCCACCCCACGCGGTGAGACGGGCTATCGGCAGAACACTTACGATTTTGCGAAGTTTATCTGGCATCAGGCCTCGCCGGGCTGGCAGTTTAGCGATACGCAGTTTGCACAGAGTGCGCAGGCGCTGGATAACCCCGATCACGTGGCGGTGACCATCAGCAACTACTGCTGGCGCTTAGGGCTGGAGAAAGGCGAAGCGAAATACGCAAACTACGAGCAGAAACTGGCGGCTTTGCCGACTATTGGCGTTCCAACTATCACCATCGAAGGTGATAACAACGGCGCACCGCACCCGGCACCTGAAAGCTATCGCGCTAAATTTACTGGCAAATACGAGCATCGCGAATTCAAAGGCAGTATCGGCCATAACCCGCCGCAGGAAGCCCCGCAGGCGTTCGTGCAGGCAGTTGTCGATGCCGATCATCTGTAA
- a CDS encoding response regulator — MERIDHILVVDDDRDIRELVTGYLEKSGYRATGAANGKAMWAVLNAHQVDLIVLDLMLPGDDGLLLCRQLRSNGQQDIPVLMLTARNDDSDRILGLEMGADDYLVKPFVARELLARIKAILRRTRALPPNLQITEAGRLIAFGDWLLDTSARHLLDDSGTIVALSGAEYRLLRVFLDHPQRVLNRDQLLNLTQGRDAELFERSIDLLVSRLRQRLREDAREPAYIKTVRSEGYVLSVPVSIREVRE; from the coding sequence TTGGAACGTATTGATCATATTCTGGTTGTTGATGATGACCGCGATATTCGTGAGCTGGTCACTGGTTATCTGGAAAAGTCGGGATATCGCGCGACGGGGGCCGCCAACGGCAAGGCGATGTGGGCGGTGCTCAACGCGCATCAGGTGGACCTGATCGTTCTGGATCTGATGCTGCCCGGCGACGACGGTTTACTTCTCTGTCGCCAGTTACGCAGCAACGGCCAGCAGGATATTCCGGTTCTGATGTTGACCGCGCGCAACGACGACAGCGACCGAATTCTGGGGCTTGAAATGGGTGCCGATGACTATCTGGTGAAGCCCTTTGTCGCCCGCGAACTGCTGGCGCGCATCAAGGCTATTCTGCGCCGCACCCGGGCGCTGCCGCCCAATTTGCAGATTACCGAGGCCGGACGACTCATCGCCTTTGGCGACTGGCTGCTGGATACCTCGGCAAGGCATCTGCTTGATGACAGCGGCACTATCGTCGCGCTAAGCGGTGCGGAATATCGGTTATTGCGGGTTTTCCTCGACCACCCGCAGCGGGTACTGAATCGCGATCAGCTGCTGAATTTGACGCAGGGAAGGGATGCCGAACTGTTCGAGCGCTCCATTGACCTGCTGGTGAGCCGTTTACGTCAGCGCTTGCGCGAAGATGCCCGCGAACCGGCCTATATCAAAACCGTCCGTAGCGAAGGCTATGTGCTTTCGGTTCCGGTGTCGATTCGCGAGGTCCGCGAATGA
- a CDS encoding ATP-binding protein, whose translation MKLWPASLQSRLVVMIFLALLLANALTLSLLLYERMSSARSVMLGNLEYDVATSVAILNRLPAAERPQWLARLARGNYRYQLTAGQGGDYPTSWRVRDAVRTLQETLSGTYPLSIVAIPGPREHIQAHVTLHDGAPLTIDLWPRLPAIARWLPVVLVAQFLLLLFCAWYAVRQVVRPMTRFTRAIDHLEPAMNVPEVMAEQGPVEVRHAARAFNAMQTRIHDHLQERARILAAISHDLQTPITRMKLRVEMADRPELRDKLFEDLDNMTRLVREGIAFARSAQPLEETRQRLNLNDFLDTIVCDYADVGKAVRFIPGSIQQPVLIQAQALRRIMSNLIDNGLKFGDSVTVSLEDAQNGDITIKVADEGPGIPDDQLEAVLQPFYRLENSRNRDTGGTGLGLAIAAQLASQMAGKLTLRNCSSGGLEASVLLFATALYPSVSPGATDN comes from the coding sequence ATGAAGCTCTGGCCCGCATCGTTGCAGTCCCGACTGGTCGTGATGATTTTCCTCGCGCTGCTGCTGGCCAACGCCTTAACGCTATCATTGTTACTTTATGAGCGGATGAGCAGCGCCCGCAGCGTGATGCTGGGCAACCTCGAATACGATGTCGCCACCAGCGTGGCGATCCTTAATCGTCTTCCTGCCGCCGAACGCCCACAGTGGCTGGCGCGGCTGGCGCGCGGTAACTATCGCTATCAGCTTACGGCGGGGCAAGGTGGCGACTATCCCACCAGCTGGCGGGTACGTGATGCGGTGCGGACTTTGCAAGAAACGCTCAGCGGCACTTATCCGCTAAGCATTGTGGCGATCCCCGGTCCGCGCGAGCATATCCAGGCCCACGTCACCCTGCACGACGGCGCGCCGCTAACCATTGACTTGTGGCCGCGCCTGCCGGCGATCGCCCGTTGGCTACCCGTGGTACTGGTCGCACAATTCTTACTGTTGTTGTTTTGTGCCTGGTACGCCGTGCGTCAGGTGGTGCGCCCGATGACCCGTTTCACCCGCGCCATTGACCACCTCGAACCGGCAATGAATGTGCCTGAAGTGATGGCGGAACAGGGGCCGGTTGAAGTTCGCCACGCGGCGCGGGCATTTAACGCCATGCAGACGCGTATTCACGACCATTTGCAGGAGCGGGCGCGGATCCTCGCGGCGATATCTCACGATCTGCAAACGCCAATTACCCGTATGAAGCTGCGGGTCGAGATGGCGGATCGGCCAGAACTACGCGACAAGCTTTTTGAGGACCTGGACAATATGACCAGACTGGTCAGAGAAGGGATCGCTTTTGCCCGCTCCGCCCAGCCGCTGGAGGAGACGCGCCAGCGTCTCAACCTGAATGATTTTCTCGACACTATTGTCTGTGATTACGCTGATGTCGGCAAAGCGGTGCGCTTTATTCCCGGCAGTATCCAGCAACCGGTGCTGATTCAAGCGCAGGCGCTGCGGCGCATTATGAGCAATCTGATTGATAATGGGCTGAAATTTGGCGATAGCGTCACCGTTAGCCTCGAAGATGCGCAAAACGGTGATATTACAATCAAGGTTGCCGATGAAGGGCCAGGGATCCCCGATGATCAACTGGAGGCGGTGCTGCAACCTTTTTATCGGCTGGAGAATTCGCGCAATCGCGATACCGGTGGCACCGGTCTGGGTCTGGCAATTGCCGCACAGCTAGCCAGCCAGATGGCGGGCAAACTGACGCTGCGCAACTGCTCAAGCGGCGGTCTGGAGGCCTCGGTGCTGCTGTTTGCCACCGCTTTGTATCCTTCTGTATCCCCGGGCGCTACAGATAACTAA
- a CDS encoding cytochrome c biogenesis protein/redoxin, whose translation MSILIAFFGGMLTLLSPCTLPVIPLIFASVRDKRAHLLLMLSGMVLMFTTVSLLVTVASSWVVSLTLAGRWLALLFLALVGVSLISTKAAQRLTAPVVALGNRINARSYQHAGGAGALLAGLAIGLLWAPCAGPVLGAILSLGFIQGSSVTSGLLLLSYGSGSALMLALLWLFGSRLTARLRKGLAFSERLRQLAGVAMLASVGLIASGADSFLQGATGLTQRLEQSLSADLPQPEQKAFLQPVVAPQPTSEMPALEGGSAWINSPPLSNSALKGKVVLIDFWTRDCINCQHTLPYVREWANKYRAAGLVVVGVHTPEYPWERSLPALREAITKWQLTYPIVADNGYAIWNAFGNQYWPAHYLFDAKGKLRYTAFGEGDYVQQEKMIQQLLQEARA comes from the coding sequence ATGTCCATTCTTATTGCTTTTTTCGGCGGTATGCTGACGCTGCTGAGCCCCTGCACCTTGCCGGTTATCCCGTTAATTTTTGCCAGCGTGCGTGATAAAAGGGCACATCTGCTGCTGATGCTCAGCGGCATGGTGCTGATGTTTACCACCGTTTCGCTGCTGGTAACGGTTGCCAGCAGTTGGGTGGTGAGCCTGACACTTGCCGGACGCTGGCTGGCGCTGCTGTTTTTGGCGCTGGTCGGAGTGAGCCTGATATCCACAAAGGCCGCGCAGCGCCTGACGGCTCCGGTGGTGGCGTTAGGTAATCGTATTAACGCGCGTAGCTACCAGCACGCCGGAGGGGCGGGCGCACTGCTGGCGGGTCTGGCAATTGGCCTGCTGTGGGCACCGTGCGCCGGGCCGGTACTGGGCGCGATCCTCAGCCTTGGATTTATTCAGGGCAGCTCGGTCACCAGCGGATTACTGCTGCTGTCTTACGGCAGCGGCAGCGCGCTGATGCTGGCTCTGTTGTGGCTGTTCGGCTCCCGGTTGACTGCGCGTTTGCGTAAAGGTCTGGCTTTTAGCGAACGCCTGCGTCAGCTGGCGGGCGTGGCGATGCTGGCATCGGTGGGGCTGATAGCCAGCGGGGCGGATAGTTTTCTACAAGGGGCTACCGGATTGACGCAACGGCTGGAGCAGAGTCTCAGTGCTGATTTGCCGCAGCCGGAGCAAAAAGCGTTTCTCCAGCCGGTTGTTGCGCCGCAGCCAACCAGCGAAATGCCTGCACTGGAAGGCGGCAGCGCGTGGATTAATAGCCCACCGCTGAGCAACTCCGCACTAAAGGGGAAAGTGGTATTAATCGACTTCTGGACCCGGGATTGTATTAACTGCCAGCACACGCTGCCCTACGTGCGCGAGTGGGCGAATAAATATCGCGCTGCCGGGCTGGTGGTGGTGGGCGTACATACTCCGGAGTATCCATGGGAGCGTTCGCTGCCTGCGCTGCGTGAAGCGATCACAAAATGGCAGCTGACTTACCCTATTGTGGCGGATAACGGTTACGCCATCTGGAACGCGTTTGGTAATCAGTATTGGCCCGCGCATTATCTGTTCGATGCCAAAGGCAAGCTGCGCTATACGGCTTTTGGCGAAGGAGATTACGTCCAGCAGGAGAAGATGATCCAGCAGTTGTTACAAGAGGCGAGAGCCTGA
- a CDS encoding pyridoxal phosphate-dependent decarboxylase family protein — MTAMSKLNPILAGSAQSIDAYQQAIAQTSQAVAQWLQQPEMYQGKSVDELRERITLDFNEQGLGNQAAIERAIEYFLKDSLSVHHPQCVAHLHCPSLVISQAAEVLINATNQSMDSWDQSPSATIIEIKLIEWLRAQVGYGAGDAGVFTSGGTQSNMMGLMLARDAFFARMGHSIQQDGLPGDIRQYKVLCSENAHFSVQKNMALMGLGYRSVTLVKTDEFARMDVADLKAKIAQAQANGEQIMAIVATAGTTDAGAIDPLREIATVAAEHQIWLHVDAAWGGTLLMSEKYRDRLDGLELVDSITLDFHKQFFQTISCGAFLLKEARHYELMRYQAAYLNSEFDEEHGVPNLVSKSLQTTRRFDALKLWMGLEALGQKQYAEIIDHGVTMALNVADYIETQPTLELVMQPQLASVLFRSRPQQMAGSDDAAIALLNQRVGDALLASGRANVGVTEHNGVTCLKLTLLNPIVTLDDVKVLLNLVERTAQELLAQ, encoded by the coding sequence GTGACCGCAATGTCCAAATTGAATCCAATTCTTGCTGGTTCCGCGCAGAGTATTGACGCCTACCAGCAAGCGATTGCTCAGACCAGCCAGGCGGTAGCGCAGTGGCTGCAGCAACCTGAGATGTATCAGGGGAAAAGCGTTGACGAGCTGCGTGAGCGCATCACCCTTGATTTCAACGAACAGGGTCTGGGCAACCAGGCGGCGATTGAACGTGCGATCGAGTACTTCCTGAAAGACAGCCTGTCGGTACACCACCCGCAGTGTGTGGCGCACCTGCACTGCCCGAGCCTGGTCATTAGCCAGGCGGCGGAAGTGCTGATTAACGCCACTAACCAGAGCATGGACTCCTGGGACCAAAGCCCGTCAGCGACCATCATTGAGATCAAGCTGATTGAATGGCTGCGCGCTCAGGTAGGCTACGGCGCTGGCGATGCAGGCGTATTCACCAGTGGCGGCACCCAGAGCAATATGATGGGTCTGATGCTGGCGCGCGATGCCTTTTTCGCACGTATGGGTCATTCCATCCAGCAGGATGGTCTGCCGGGCGATATTCGCCAATACAAAGTGCTATGTTCTGAAAACGCCCACTTCTCGGTGCAGAAGAATATGGCGCTGATGGGCCTTGGCTACCGTTCCGTGACGCTGGTGAAAACCGACGAATTCGCGAGAATGGACGTTGCTGACCTGAAAGCGAAAATCGCGCAAGCCCAGGCTAACGGCGAGCAGATTATGGCGATCGTCGCCACCGCAGGTACCACCGATGCGGGGGCAATTGACCCGCTGCGGGAAATCGCGACAGTAGCGGCAGAGCATCAGATCTGGCTGCACGTTGACGCAGCCTGGGGCGGCACACTGCTGATGTCCGAGAAATATCGCGATCGTCTGGACGGCCTTGAATTAGTGGATTCCATCACCCTGGATTTCCACAAACAGTTCTTCCAGACCATCAGCTGCGGTGCGTTTCTGCTAAAAGAAGCCCGCCATTATGAGCTGATGCGCTATCAGGCGGCCTATCTGAACTCTGAGTTCGATGAAGAGCACGGCGTGCCAAATCTGGTGTCAAAATCGCTGCAAACCACCCGCCGCTTCGATGCGCTGAAGCTGTGGATGGGTCTTGAGGCGCTGGGCCAGAAGCAGTACGCGGAGATCATCGATCACGGCGTGACGATGGCGCTGAACGTGGCGGATTACATCGAGACGCAGCCAACGCTGGAACTGGTAATGCAGCCGCAGCTGGCGAGCGTGCTGTTTCGTTCGCGCCCGCAGCAGATGGCGGGCAGCGACGATGCCGCCATCGCCCTGCTCAACCAGCGCGTTGGCGATGCGCTATTGGCCTCCGGTCGTGCGAACGTCGGCGTGACCGAGCACAATGGCGTGACCTGCCTGAAGCTGACGCTGCTGAACCCGATCGTCACCTTAGATGACGTTAAGGTGCTGCTGAATCTGGTAGAACGCACCGCTCAGGAACTGCTGGCGCAGTAA
- a CDS encoding diaminobutyrate--2-oxoglutarate transaminase, whose translation MMTDKVRIDTLGADLLDANNDTFLARQAEFESNVRSYPRKLPLAITKAEGVWLTDADNKQYLDCLAGAGTLALGHNHPDVLQSIQSVITSGLPLHTLDLTTPLKDRFCEYLLSLLPGEGKEYCLQFTGPTGADAVEAALKLAKKYTGRSSIISFSGGYHGMTHGALSVTGNLSPKAAVNGMMPEVQFMPYPHLYRCPLGIGGDAGVKALTYYFENLINDVESGVRKPAAVILEAVQGEGGVNPAPVEWLQRIRKVTQEHGILLIIDEVQAGFARTGKFFAFEHAGIEPDIIVMSKAVGGGLPMAVLGIKKQFDAWEPGHHTGTFRGNQLAMATGLTTLRHLKDNNIADKVAAQGEWLKGKLAEMQKRYPVIGHVRGLGLMIGIEIVKPNEAPDHMGSYPADGELSALLQKKCFEAGLILERGGRHGCVLRLLPSLLISNAELEIFFDKFEQALLAAGVKPV comes from the coding sequence ATGATGACGGATAAAGTCCGTATTGATACTTTAGGCGCAGATTTATTAGATGCAAACAACGATACCTTTTTGGCCCGTCAGGCTGAATTCGAATCGAATGTCAGGAGCTACCCGCGCAAGCTGCCCCTTGCGATAACCAAAGCGGAAGGCGTATGGCTGACCGATGCGGATAACAAACAGTACCTGGACTGCCTTGCCGGCGCCGGTACTCTGGCACTCGGCCACAACCACCCTGATGTGCTGCAGAGCATCCAAAGTGTCATTACCAGCGGCTTGCCGTTACATACTCTCGATCTGACCACTCCGTTAAAAGATCGCTTCTGTGAATACCTGCTTTCCCTGTTGCCGGGCGAAGGTAAAGAATACTGCCTGCAGTTCACCGGCCCGACCGGTGCTGATGCCGTAGAAGCGGCGCTGAAGCTGGCGAAAAAATACACTGGCCGTTCTTCCATCATCAGCTTCTCCGGCGGCTACCACGGGATGACCCACGGCGCGCTGTCCGTGACCGGCAACCTGTCGCCAAAAGCAGCGGTTAACGGCATGATGCCGGAAGTGCAGTTTATGCCTTACCCGCACCTGTACCGCTGCCCGCTGGGTATCGGCGGTGACGCAGGCGTGAAAGCGCTGACCTACTACTTCGAAAACCTGATCAACGACGTTGAAAGCGGCGTGCGTAAACCGGCGGCGGTGATCCTCGAAGCCGTTCAGGGTGAAGGCGGCGTGAACCCGGCTCCGGTCGAGTGGCTGCAGCGCATCCGTAAAGTGACGCAGGAACACGGCATTCTGCTGATCATCGACGAAGTCCAGGCCGGCTTTGCCCGTACCGGTAAATTCTTCGCCTTCGAACACGCGGGCATTGAGCCGGACATCATCGTGATGTCTAAAGCGGTAGGCGGCGGTCTGCCGATGGCCGTCCTGGGTATCAAAAAGCAGTTCGATGCCTGGGAACCGGGTCACCATACCGGCACCTTCCGCGGCAACCAGTTGGCGATGGCTACCGGCCTGACCACCCTGCGTCACCTGAAAGACAACAACATTGCCGATAAAGTCGCCGCTCAGGGCGAGTGGCTGAAAGGCAAACTGGCCGAGATGCAGAAACGTTACCCGGTTATCGGCCACGTGCGCGGTCTGGGCCTGATGATCGGTATCGAGATCGTGAAACCGAACGAAGCGCCGGATCACATGGGTAGCTACCCGGCGGATGGCGAACTTTCTGCACTGCTGCAGAAAAAATGCTTCGAAGCGGGCCTGATCCTCGAGCGCGGTGGCCGTCACGGCTGCGTACTGCGCCTGCTGCCGTCCCTGCTGATCAGCAACGCGGAACTGGAAATTTTCTTCGATAAATTTGAACAGGCCCTGCTGGCCGCCGGCGTAAAACCGGTCTGA
- a CDS encoding ABC transporter substrate-binding protein yields the protein MHKHIFTGMAFTALLSAQAQANEKLTLVLDWYINPDHAPIMVAEQIGAFKEAGLDVKIVPPSDPALPPRLVAARQADLAITYQPQVHFFADEGLPLVRVGTLINSPLNTVIALDKNIKTPADLKGKKVGYSVSGIEQATLATMAQHAQIDPKSIKLINVNFQLTSALLAGQVDAVIGGYRNIEALEIKLQGKDPVVMNVEDYGVPAYDELVIVANRDEVNAPKIKAFLTALQKSVTYLRAHPQETWQTFAAAHPELNTELNKQAWLKTIPLFATDPAALDKPRYEAYEQFLYNNKLVKKVTPLANYALELH from the coding sequence ATGCATAAACATATATTCACCGGGATGGCCTTCACCGCGCTGCTCAGCGCTCAGGCGCAGGCTAACGAGAAGCTCACACTGGTGCTGGACTGGTATATCAACCCCGATCATGCGCCGATCATGGTCGCCGAGCAGATTGGCGCGTTTAAAGAAGCGGGCCTGGACGTTAAAATTGTACCACCGTCCGACCCGGCGCTGCCGCCACGACTGGTGGCTGCCCGTCAGGCCGACCTGGCGATCACCTACCAGCCGCAGGTACATTTTTTTGCTGATGAAGGGCTGCCATTGGTGCGCGTTGGTACACTGATTAACTCGCCGCTAAACACGGTCATTGCGCTGGATAAAAACATCAAAACTCCAGCTGACCTGAAAGGTAAAAAAGTCGGTTATTCGGTCAGCGGTATCGAACAGGCAACGCTGGCAACCATGGCGCAACACGCACAAATCGATCCCAAAAGCATTAAGCTTATCAATGTGAACTTCCAGTTAACCAGCGCCCTGCTGGCCGGTCAGGTTGATGCGGTCATTGGCGGTTACCGTAATATAGAAGCGCTGGAAATTAAGCTTCAGGGGAAAGACCCTGTGGTGATGAACGTCGAGGACTATGGCGTACCGGCATACGATGAGCTGGTTATTGTCGCCAACCGCGATGAAGTTAACGCCCCGAAAATCAAAGCATTCCTCACCGCGTTGCAAAAAAGCGTCACTTACCTGCGCGCCCATCCGCAGGAGACCTGGCAGACGTTTGCCGCCGCGCATCCGGAACTCAACACCGAGCTCAACAAGCAGGCATGGCTGAAAACCATTCCTCTGTTTGCTACCGATCCGGCCGCGCTGGATAAACCACGTTATGAAGCTTACGAACAGTTTTTATATAACAACAAGTTGGTGAAAAAAGTCACACCTTTGGCAAATTATGCGCTTGAACTGCATTGA
- a CDS encoding ABC transporter permease — MSAKLFRGCVVFCGLLLLWWLASRSGIPAFLLPSPSAVGNALWVNRAYLGWHLLITLSEILSGLLLGVLLGVVLALCMIVSPRLQRWLMPLVLTSQAIPVFALAPLLVLWFGFGMSAKVIMAVLVIFFPVTSAFFDGLRRVNNDYLDLAHTMGASFGAQLRHVRMMAALPALGSGLRMAAAVAPIGAIIGEWVGSAEGLGYVMLNANARLQTDICFAALFILVLLTVLLWLAVDAFLHRLINWTPE, encoded by the coding sequence ATGAGCGCAAAACTGTTTCGTGGCTGCGTGGTGTTCTGCGGTCTGCTATTGCTCTGGTGGCTGGCAAGTCGTAGCGGCATTCCCGCCTTTTTACTTCCATCACCGTCGGCAGTCGGCAATGCGCTATGGGTCAATCGGGCTTATCTCGGCTGGCACTTGCTCATCACATTGAGTGAAATTCTCAGCGGACTGCTGCTTGGCGTTCTGCTCGGCGTGGTTCTGGCGCTGTGCATGATTGTCTCGCCGCGTCTTCAGCGCTGGCTGATGCCGCTGGTATTGACCAGCCAGGCAATCCCGGTCTTTGCCCTCGCCCCGCTGCTGGTGCTGTGGTTTGGCTTCGGCATGAGCGCCAAGGTCATTATGGCGGTGCTGGTGATTTTCTTCCCCGTCACTTCGGCGTTTTTTGACGGTCTGCGGCGGGTCAATAACGACTATCTCGATCTGGCGCACACCATGGGAGCATCTTTTGGCGCTCAGCTGCGCCACGTGCGGATGATGGCGGCGCTCCCGGCGCTCGGCTCGGGCCTGCGGATGGCCGCCGCCGTGGCCCCCATCGGCGCAATTATCGGCGAATGGGTCGGCTCAGCTGAAGGACTGGGCTACGTCATGCTTAACGCCAACGCCCGCCTGCAAACCGATATCTGCTTTGCCGCCCTGTTTATTTTAGTACTGCTGACCGTCCTGCTGTGGCTGGCGGTGGATGCTTTTTTACATCGGCTGATCAACTGGACGCCGGAATAA
- a CDS encoding ABC transporter ATP-binding protein: MTAPGITVRGLSLRFGSRLVFDNLTFDIPGGQWVSLLGASGAGKTSLLRILAGLAKATAGEVRASDGQPITKRLAWMGQKDLLYPWLNVRDNVSLGARLRGERVDTQRVATLLQQVGLEHCANDRPASLSGGMRQRAALARTLYEDRPIVLMDEPFSALDTITRTKIQTLAAELLVNRTVVLITHDPMEACRLSHRLLVLSPAPGNIDDSHRLSGVPPRAPDDPQLLTSQAELLQQLIRANG; encoded by the coding sequence GTGACTGCGCCCGGCATTACGGTGCGTGGTCTGAGCCTGCGCTTCGGTTCGCGGCTGGTTTTCGACAATCTGACGTTTGATATCCCCGGCGGTCAGTGGGTTTCGCTGCTGGGGGCCAGCGGTGCCGGGAAAACCAGCCTGCTGCGCATTCTCGCCGGGCTGGCAAAAGCCACTGCGGGCGAGGTTCGCGCCAGCGATGGTCAACCGATAACTAAACGGCTGGCGTGGATGGGGCAAAAAGATCTGCTCTATCCTTGGCTAAACGTGCGTGACAACGTCTCCCTCGGCGCGCGTCTGCGCGGGGAACGGGTTGATACCCAGCGGGTTGCGACTTTATTACAGCAGGTTGGCCTTGAGCATTGCGCTAACGACCGCCCGGCCTCGCTCTCCGGCGGTATGCGCCAGCGGGCGGCGCTGGCTCGCACCCTGTATGAAGACCGACCCATTGTGCTGATGGACGAGCCTTTTTCCGCGCTCGATACCATCACCCGCACGAAAATTCAGACGCTGGCCGCCGAGCTGCTGGTGAACCGCACCGTGGTACTTATCACCCACGATCCGATGGAGGCCTGTCGGCTAAGCCATCGCCTGTTGGTGCTCTCTCCCGCCCCCGGTAATATCGACGATTCACACCGCTTATCCGGCGTACCGCCGCGCGCGCCGGACGATCCGCAGCTATTAACCAGTCAGGCTGAACTGTTACAACAGCTAATAAGGGCTAACGGATGA